A single genomic interval of Alteromonas sp. CI.11.F.A3 harbors:
- a CDS encoding malate synthase G, translating to MQNYITRGRLQVAEQLDDFINQQAMPGTGVQPDAFWQGAEALFSEFVPQNRALLEKREQLQLAIDNYHQAGNPAFGEQYITFLKEIGYLVEQPETVQADTTNVDAEIATMAGPQLVVPINNARYALNAVNARWGSLYDALYGTDVISDENGAEPGKSYNPVRGEKVVAKAKAYLDNMLPLAKGSHADVTGYKIETGKLAISLTDGDITTLANTEQWQGYQGDITAPTALLFVHNGLHFEIQIDITSPIGKTDAAGVKDVLIEAALTTIMDCEDSVAAVDAEDKTLVYSNWLGLMKGSLSIEMNKGGKTIVRAMHEDRVYSPSKHVTNQEQLSLSARSLMFVRNVGHLMTNDAMLFDGEPVPEGIMDGLVTSLIAKHDLLNNSPFQNSRHGSIYIVKPKMHGPEEVAFSDALFAKIETVINVPKNTLKMGIMDEERRTSVNLDACINAAKSRVVFINTGFLDRTGDEIHTSMLAGAFAEKATLKTMPWIKAYETANVAVGLRCGLSGKAQIGKGMWPIPDEMQNMMDTKIGHPKSGANTAWVPSPTAATLHALHYHDVNVFDIQKGLDEGFSGLNDILTIPLLESRDSLSAGTIQREIDNNVQGILGYVVRWVHQGVGCSKVPDINNVGLMEDRATLRISSQHIANWLEHGIVSAEQVDESLRRMAKLVDEQNAGDAEYIPMMPDLDSSIGFLAASDLIFKGKEQPSGYTEPLLHARRREMKAKLA from the coding sequence ATGCAAAATTATATTACTCGAGGCCGTTTACAGGTTGCTGAGCAACTCGATGATTTCATCAACCAACAGGCAATGCCAGGCACTGGTGTTCAACCAGACGCATTTTGGCAAGGTGCAGAAGCCCTCTTTTCAGAATTCGTTCCTCAAAATCGTGCCCTGCTAGAAAAACGAGAACAACTCCAACTCGCTATCGATAATTATCACCAAGCAGGAAACCCCGCTTTTGGTGAGCAGTACATTACTTTCCTAAAAGAAATTGGTTATCTAGTAGAGCAGCCTGAAACGGTGCAAGCAGATACCACAAACGTGGATGCAGAAATTGCTACCATGGCTGGTCCTCAATTAGTGGTACCAATTAACAATGCCCGCTATGCATTAAATGCTGTTAATGCCCGCTGGGGTAGTTTGTACGATGCTTTGTACGGCACTGATGTTATTAGCGATGAGAACGGGGCAGAACCCGGCAAAAGCTATAACCCAGTACGTGGCGAGAAAGTGGTAGCGAAAGCGAAAGCCTATTTAGACAATATGCTTCCACTTGCGAAGGGAAGTCACGCTGATGTGACCGGTTATAAAATTGAAACCGGCAAATTAGCGATTTCGTTAACCGACGGTGACATCACCACGCTTGCAAACACCGAACAGTGGCAAGGCTACCAAGGTGATATTACTGCTCCTACCGCACTATTATTTGTTCACAATGGTCTGCACTTTGAAATTCAGATAGATATCACCAGCCCTATTGGTAAAACTGACGCCGCTGGCGTGAAAGATGTGTTAATTGAAGCCGCGCTTACTACTATTATGGATTGCGAAGACTCAGTTGCCGCCGTTGATGCCGAAGACAAAACCCTGGTTTACAGTAATTGGTTAGGGCTAATGAAAGGCTCTTTAAGCATTGAAATGAACAAAGGTGGCAAAACCATCGTTCGCGCTATGCATGAAGATAGAGTGTACTCGCCTTCAAAACATGTAACGAACCAAGAGCAATTGTCTTTATCTGCACGCAGCCTTATGTTTGTCCGTAATGTAGGTCATCTAATGACAAACGACGCTATGCTATTTGATGGTGAGCCAGTACCAGAAGGTATTATGGACGGTTTAGTGACTTCGCTCATCGCCAAGCATGATTTACTGAATAATAGCCCATTCCAAAATTCTCGTCATGGCAGCATTTATATCGTTAAACCCAAAATGCATGGCCCTGAAGAAGTCGCCTTTTCTGATGCCCTCTTTGCCAAGATTGAAACCGTTATCAATGTGCCCAAAAACACATTGAAAATGGGTATCATGGATGAGGAACGCCGTACCAGTGTGAACTTAGACGCTTGTATCAATGCAGCGAAGTCTCGTGTTGTATTTATTAATACCGGCTTCTTAGACAGAACAGGCGATGAAATTCATACGTCTATGCTTGCAGGGGCCTTCGCCGAGAAAGCGACGCTTAAGACTATGCCGTGGATTAAAGCGTATGAAACCGCAAATGTAGCCGTCGGCCTTCGATGTGGTCTTTCTGGTAAGGCCCAAATTGGTAAAGGCATGTGGCCTATTCCCGATGAAATGCAAAATATGATGGATACCAAAATTGGACACCCAAAATCTGGCGCAAATACCGCTTGGGTTCCCTCACCTACCGCTGCCACTTTGCACGCTCTGCATTATCACGATGTAAATGTTTTCGACATTCAAAAGGGATTAGACGAGGGTTTCTCTGGCCTTAACGATATCTTGACGATTCCACTGCTAGAAAGTAGAGATTCGCTATCAGCCGGTACCATACAGCGTGAAATAGATAACAATGTACAAGGTATATTAGGGTATGTGGTTCGTTGGGTGCATCAAGGTGTAGGCTGTTCTAAAGTGCCAGATATTAACAATGTTGGACTGATGGAAGACAGAGCCACACTACGTATTTCATCACAGCATATTGCAAATTGGCTTGAGCACGGCATTGTAAGTGCAGAGCAAGTTGATGAATCACTTCGCCGTATGGCAAAACTAGTGGATGAGCAAAATGCTGGTGATGCAGAATACATCCCTATGATGCCTGATTTAGATAGCTCAATTGGTTTCTTAGCCGCTAGCGATCTTATCTTTAAAGGCAAAGAGCAACCTAGTGGTTATACAGAGCCATTACTGCACGCGAGACGCCGTGAGATGAAGGCGAAATTAGCCTAG
- a CDS encoding LysR family transcriptional regulator, which translates to MNIAKVDLNLLVYLDVLLREGSVTKAANQLSITQPAMSNGLKRLRDLFKDPLLVRTSDGMTPTKRALELQPTIRDVLSRLESSIQPETDFDPLTSERTFRIMTSDYAESTLLLELVGRLADLAPNITLDLITPSDVTFHDVEQGKVDMAINRFEELPLSFHQKVIWYDTFSCVMSSDHPLVAKCDLDSYLNAQHIWVSKTGFGVGVGIDPTEVQKLGWVDAELTKIGKQRAIRVFTRHYHAALQIAKTQKLIATLPSKAAKLFKDDPSVVVKEPPFDIPPIALKMAWSALLHHDAGHIWLRRLISDVANEMSDS; encoded by the coding sequence ATGAATATAGCGAAGGTCGACTTAAATTTACTGGTATATTTAGATGTCTTACTGCGGGAAGGCAGTGTAACAAAAGCGGCCAATCAGCTAAGCATTACGCAACCTGCGATGAGCAATGGGCTAAAGCGTTTACGTGACTTGTTTAAAGACCCTTTATTGGTGCGCACCAGCGACGGAATGACGCCAACAAAACGAGCACTTGAACTTCAACCCACTATTCGTGATGTACTCAGTCGACTTGAAAGCTCAATTCAGCCTGAAACCGATTTTGATCCGCTAACCAGTGAACGCACCTTTCGTATCATGACCAGTGATTATGCTGAAAGCACGTTATTGCTTGAGCTAGTAGGCAGGTTAGCCGACCTGGCGCCGAATATTACATTAGATTTAATCACCCCTAGTGACGTGACCTTTCATGATGTAGAGCAAGGCAAGGTCGATATGGCCATTAACCGCTTTGAAGAACTGCCGCTATCTTTTCACCAAAAAGTGATTTGGTACGATACCTTCAGCTGTGTAATGAGTTCAGATCACCCGCTGGTAGCAAAATGCGACTTAGACAGTTATTTAAACGCTCAACATATTTGGGTGAGTAAAACTGGCTTCGGTGTTGGCGTGGGTATTGACCCAACGGAAGTACAGAAACTAGGTTGGGTAGATGCTGAGCTAACCAAAATAGGCAAGCAACGGGCTATTCGAGTATTTACGCGCCACTACCATGCCGCATTGCAAATAGCCAAAACGCAAAAGCTTATAGCCACCTTGCCAAGCAAAGCAGCGAAGTTATTCAAAGACGACCCTAGCGTTGTGGTAAAAGAGCCGCCTTTTGATATTCCCCCAATCGCGTTGAAAATGGCTTGGAGTGCGCTACTGCATCATGATGCAGGACACATTTGGTTGCGCCGTTTAATTAGCGATGTCGCGAATGAAATGAGTGACAGCTAG
- a CDS encoding isocitrate lyase, with amino-acid sequence MSQYQTDIDNFATLKAAQKGAWEGISPEYAARMKIQNRFKTGLDIARYTAAIMRKDMADYDADTAQYTQSLGCWHGFVGQQKMLAVKKHQGTTDKSYLYLSGWMVAALRSEFGPLPDQSMHEKTTVSSLIEELYTFLRQADARELGDLFHKLDDAKANGGDTAAIQSQIDNYETHVVPIIADIDAGFGNEEATYLLAKQMIEAGACCIQIENQVSDAKQCGHQDGKVTVPHEDFLAKINAVRYAFLELGVDDGVIVARTDSLGAGLTQKIPVSTSESDLAAQYNAFLKTTPVNGADDLSEGDLVLKQGGQLVKPERLPNGLFRFKDNSGFDRVVLDCITSLKHGADLLWIETEKPHVGQIAEMVNAIRKEVPNAKLVYNNSPSFNWTLNFRQQVFDTWAEEGKDVSSYDRAKLMSEEYDTTELATTADEKIKSFQADAAREAGIFHHLITLPTYHTTALSTDNLAKGYFGEEGMLAYVRGVQRQEIRQGLACVKHQAMAGSDLGDTHKEYFSGEGALKASGDDNTMNQFDV; translated from the coding sequence ATGTCGCAGTATCAAACAGATATTGATAACTTCGCCACGTTAAAAGCAGCACAAAAAGGTGCTTGGGAAGGCATTAGCCCTGAGTACGCTGCTAGAATGAAAATCCAAAACCGGTTTAAGACTGGTTTAGACATTGCGCGTTACACTGCTGCTATCATGCGAAAAGACATGGCAGATTATGATGCTGACACGGCGCAATATACTCAGTCTTTAGGTTGCTGGCATGGTTTTGTAGGTCAACAGAAAATGTTGGCAGTGAAGAAACACCAAGGTACTACTGATAAGAGCTACTTATACCTTTCAGGCTGGATGGTAGCCGCCCTTCGCTCTGAATTCGGACCTCTTCCAGACCAATCAATGCATGAAAAAACGACCGTTTCTTCACTCATTGAAGAGTTATACACTTTCTTGCGCCAAGCGGACGCTCGTGAGTTAGGCGACTTGTTCCATAAGTTAGATGACGCGAAAGCCAATGGCGGCGATACGGCAGCCATTCAAAGTCAAATTGATAACTACGAAACCCATGTAGTACCTATCATTGCCGATATCGATGCGGGTTTCGGTAACGAAGAAGCTACCTACTTATTAGCTAAGCAGATGATTGAAGCCGGTGCTTGTTGTATTCAGATTGAAAACCAAGTTTCTGATGCAAAACAATGTGGTCACCAAGATGGTAAAGTTACCGTTCCACATGAAGACTTCCTCGCTAAAATCAATGCCGTTCGTTATGCATTCCTAGAGCTTGGCGTAGACGATGGCGTTATTGTTGCTCGTACCGATTCACTAGGTGCAGGTTTAACGCAAAAAATCCCCGTATCAACCTCTGAAAGCGACCTTGCGGCTCAGTACAATGCATTCTTAAAAACAACACCCGTTAACGGTGCTGACGATTTATCTGAAGGCGACCTTGTATTGAAACAAGGCGGACAACTAGTAAAACCTGAGCGCTTACCTAATGGTTTGTTCCGCTTTAAAGACAACTCTGGTTTCGACCGCGTAGTACTAGATTGTATAACATCACTTAAACACGGCGCAGACTTGTTGTGGATTGAAACTGAAAAACCTCACGTTGGTCAGATTGCTGAAATGGTTAACGCCATTCGTAAAGAAGTACCAAACGCGAAATTGGTTTACAACAACTCACCTTCTTTCAACTGGACACTGAACTTCCGCCAGCAAGTGTTTGATACTTGGGCTGAAGAAGGCAAAGATGTTTCTTCATACGACCGTGCTAAGTTGATGAGCGAAGAGTACGATACAACTGAACTAGCCACTACAGCTGATGAAAAAATCAAGAGCTTCCAAGCAGATGCTGCACGTGAAGCGGGTATTTTCCATCACCTTATTACACTACCGACTTACCATACTACGGCATTGTCTACTGACAACTTGGCTAAAGGCTACTTTGGTGAAGAAGGTATGCTGGCTTATGTTCGCGGTGTTCAGCGCCAAGAAATTCGCCAAGGCCTTGCGTGTGTTAAACACCAAGCAATGGCAGGTTCAGATTTAGGTGATACACACAAAGAGTACTTCTCTGGTGAAGGTGCACTTAAAGCTTCTGGTGATGATAACACCATGAACCAGTTCGACGTTTAA
- a CDS encoding chemotaxis protein CheV, whose translation MSNGVLSSVDQRTKLVGENRLELLMFQLGSRHIFAMNVFKIKEVINIPKFNSMPGSHQNLKGVMNYRGSAIPIIDIRQAIKMRGGSIGSDAHNVIITEYNRTVQGFIIGKVMNIVNTSWDTIQPPPSGMGKTNYLTAITQVEVQGKKEIVEIIDVEKVLAEIIDYDISISDKVLDKDIVNHFKDKKVLIVDDSSTARKQVRDTLEQLGITIIERKNGAEALALLQEWADAGKRPSDEILMMFTDAEMPEMDGYRLTSEVRNDPRMQDLFITLNTSLSGSFNDAMVEKVGCDRFISKFQPDMLVEVAQQRLRDFLSEN comes from the coding sequence ATGAGTAACGGCGTCCTTTCCTCAGTTGATCAGCGCACTAAGTTAGTGGGTGAAAACAGACTTGAATTGCTGATGTTTCAGTTGGGTTCTCGTCACATCTTTGCCATGAATGTTTTCAAAATCAAAGAAGTTATCAACATTCCTAAATTTAATAGCATGCCTGGTTCTCACCAAAACCTTAAAGGTGTGATGAACTATCGAGGCAGTGCCATTCCTATCATTGATATACGCCAAGCGATTAAAATGCGCGGCGGTTCAATAGGTAGCGATGCACATAACGTTATCATTACAGAGTACAACCGAACTGTTCAGGGTTTCATTATTGGTAAGGTAATGAATATTGTGAATACGTCTTGGGATACTATCCAGCCACCGCCCAGTGGAATGGGTAAAACTAATTACCTTACTGCCATCACACAAGTTGAAGTACAAGGTAAAAAAGAGATTGTTGAAATTATTGATGTGGAAAAGGTACTAGCCGAGATCATTGATTACGATATCTCTATTTCCGACAAAGTGCTTGATAAAGACATCGTTAATCACTTTAAAGACAAAAAAGTACTGATTGTTGATGATTCAAGCACGGCAAGAAAACAAGTTAGAGACACGCTAGAGCAATTAGGAATAACCATCATTGAGAGAAAAAATGGGGCTGAGGCATTAGCTTTACTTCAAGAGTGGGCAGATGCAGGTAAGCGCCCCAGTGATGAAATATTGATGATGTTTACCGATGCTGAAATGCCAGAGATGGACGGCTATAGGTTAACCTCGGAAGTACGAAATGATCCCAGAATGCAAGATCTCTTCATAACGTTAAACACCTCATTAAGCGGCAGTTTTAATGATGCTATGGTTGAAAAGGTAGGCTGTGACCGGTTTATCTCCAAATTCCAACCCGATATGCTTGTAGAAGTTGCCCAACAACGACTTCGAGACTTCCTCTCAGAAAATTAG
- a CDS encoding alkaline phosphatase: MIYSKRKLLTTLTLCGSLCVLSGCGSTSNESAQKTVAQNSAPKNIIMVVADGMGPAFTTAYRNYVDDKNTPEVDAVVFDDILMGNASTYPAPVSGFVTDSAAAATALASGVKSYNGAVGVDVDKKPVKSVMHYAKLKGMRTGLAVTSQIVHATPAAYIAHNESRQNYNAIADDFFDVRVNGELVADVMLGGGTDFFEREDRNIIGEFIDAGYEYTDTYNRLATVPKGSNVLGLFASVALPAMLDDSRDNRLKYLTEHAIKHLENDNGYFLLVEASQVDWAGHANDIASAMAEMQDLAYTIEFLKTYVQTHPDTLVVLTADHSTGGLTIGARGDYSWSPEYLNNLKASLGTIAKNMVEQDNPGEYVATTFGFDVTDEEIATFDSIAQQDVKARFNALKVFLDNKTNTGWTTSGHTGVDVEVFAFGAGHNDFMGQIDNTDIAKKIFNFIDKRNSTTQGISTNVELIKTTDKKDATNTSCDFKENWRCD; encoded by the coding sequence ATGATTTATAGTAAACGCAAACTATTAACCACCTTAACACTATGCGGCTCGCTTTGTGTATTGTCTGGGTGTGGCTCTACATCAAATGAAAGTGCGCAAAAGACAGTTGCGCAAAACTCAGCACCTAAAAATATTATCATGGTGGTAGCTGATGGAATGGGGCCTGCTTTCACTACGGCTTACCGTAATTATGTTGATGACAAAAATACCCCTGAAGTTGATGCGGTAGTATTCGATGATATTTTGATGGGTAACGCATCTACTTACCCAGCGCCAGTATCAGGTTTTGTAACCGATTCAGCAGCTGCGGCCACCGCATTAGCGTCTGGTGTGAAATCTTATAATGGTGCCGTTGGTGTTGATGTGGATAAAAAGCCTGTTAAATCGGTTATGCATTACGCCAAATTGAAAGGCATGCGGACAGGCCTAGCGGTCACCTCACAAATTGTTCACGCTACGCCAGCGGCTTATATCGCACACAACGAAAGTCGTCAGAACTACAATGCCATTGCCGACGATTTTTTCGATGTGCGCGTAAATGGAGAGCTTGTTGCTGATGTAATGTTAGGTGGCGGAACCGATTTTTTTGAACGCGAAGATCGTAATATCATTGGCGAGTTTATCGATGCCGGTTATGAATATACTGACACTTACAACCGCTTAGCCACTGTGCCTAAAGGCAGTAATGTATTGGGCTTGTTTGCTTCGGTAGCTTTACCTGCCATGCTGGACGATAGCCGCGACAATCGTCTTAAATACTTAACAGAACATGCAATTAAGCACCTAGAAAACGACAATGGGTACTTCTTGTTGGTTGAAGCCAGCCAAGTAGACTGGGCGGGTCACGCCAATGATATCGCATCGGCGATGGCTGAAATGCAAGACCTTGCCTACACCATAGAGTTCTTAAAGACTTATGTGCAAACGCACCCAGACACCTTGGTTGTTCTCACGGCTGATCACAGTACTGGCGGTCTAACTATAGGTGCTAGAGGTGACTATAGCTGGAGCCCAGAGTATTTAAATAATCTGAAAGCGTCACTGGGTACTATAGCCAAGAATATGGTTGAGCAAGATAACCCAGGTGAATATGTTGCAACGACTTTTGGTTTTGATGTTACCGATGAAGAAATCGCCACGTTCGACAGCATTGCTCAGCAAGATGTGAAAGCACGCTTTAATGCCTTGAAAGTATTTTTAGATAACAAAACCAATACTGGCTGGACAACATCAGGGCATACCGGTGTAGATGTAGAAGTATTCGCGTTCGGCGCCGGCCATAATGATTTTATGGGGCAAATAGACAATACGGATATTGCTAAGAAAATTTTTAACTTCATTGATAAACGTAATTCGACTACCCAAGGTATTTCAACAAATGTTGAGTTAATAAAAACAACTGACAAAAAAGATGCGACCAACACAAGTTGTGATTTTAAAGAAAATTGGCGTTGTGATTAA
- the glsB gene encoding glutaminase B → MLELLEAIFDEVKPMLGEGKVADYIPALASVDPHQFGIAICDIEGRITSIGDADVPFSIQSISKVFNLVLAMNHYGEDMWERVGCEPSGLPFNSLVQLEYEDGIPRNPFINAGALVVSDMTQSRFASPHIGMRDFVRRLSCNDNIFANKVVADSEFEHRARNAAMAYLMKAYNNFENEVEDVLHSYFNNCALEMSCVDLARATNFLANRGYSICADEQVLSPDQNRQVNALLATSGMYDEAGSFAFKVGLPGKSGVGGGVIAVVPGRFSICVFSPALNAVGNSHLGVAALTSLSKRINWSVY, encoded by the coding sequence ATGCTTGAACTGTTAGAAGCCATTTTTGATGAAGTAAAACCAATGCTAGGGGAGGGGAAAGTCGCAGACTATATTCCTGCGCTAGCCAGTGTTGACCCTCATCAATTTGGCATTGCCATTTGTGATATTGAAGGGCGCATTACATCAATTGGTGATGCCGATGTGCCTTTTTCTATTCAAAGTATATCCAAAGTTTTCAATTTAGTGCTTGCCATGAATCACTATGGCGAAGATATGTGGGAACGAGTGGGCTGTGAACCGTCGGGTCTGCCTTTCAACTCGCTAGTACAGTTGGAGTATGAAGATGGTATACCACGAAACCCGTTTATTAATGCGGGTGCACTAGTGGTTAGTGACATGACACAGTCTCGTTTCGCCTCACCTCATATCGGTATGCGAGATTTTGTTAGGCGCCTATCCTGCAACGATAATATTTTTGCCAATAAAGTGGTTGCTGATTCTGAATTTGAGCACCGTGCTAGAAATGCAGCCATGGCCTATTTAATGAAAGCCTACAACAACTTTGAAAATGAAGTTGAAGATGTATTGCATAGCTACTTTAACAACTGCGCATTGGAAATGAGTTGTGTGGATTTAGCACGCGCCACAAACTTTTTAGCAAATAGAGGTTACTCTATTTGTGCCGATGAACAGGTACTAAGCCCAGATCAAAACCGTCAAGTGAACGCATTGTTAGCTACAAGCGGTATGTATGACGAAGCAGGGAGTTTTGCTTTTAAGGTTGGCTTACCGGGGAAAAGTGGGGTTGGCGGGGGAGTGATTGCCGTAGTACCGGGTCGCTTTTCTATTTGTGTGTTCTCACCTGCGCTAAACGCGGTGGGGAACTCTCATTTAGGTGTTGCTGCGCTTACTTCATTAAGCAAGCGCATTAATTGGTCGGTTTACTAA
- a CDS encoding acyltransferase, which produces MEAFIVLSSFAIAILAAKSFIRFFPSILPPQYGRLVTLDGLRGFLAFSVFIHHFVITYYWKIDGVWRRPESDIYQNFGKVGVVLFFMITGFLFIDRLISKKKVNWFLLFKSRLFRIQPLYFFALIIVLILSLKNTNFQIGDWQSFFKDIVLWLLFYGRSINEFADSKRIIASVDWTLKYEWLFYLSLPLIQLVFRSKILTLVIFFSGVFYLFLYPLEVLGISSKFFLYFFFGGLTAYLLKTLRNDFNYDSTSVSIATLFLILIITLYPRTLDVAHSILIFVLFFLITNGNSIFGILRWKSCRVLGEASYSIYLLHGIVLYVLFTEIELVDFKTRSFIEFLTILPIVSIIVVIFSCLTFLIIEQPFIKMGKSGVKKKQNTVSKPTN; this is translated from the coding sequence ATGGAAGCGTTTATTGTTCTTTCTAGTTTTGCCATCGCAATACTAGCTGCAAAATCGTTTATTCGATTTTTCCCATCAATTCTTCCTCCTCAATATGGCCGTTTGGTAACATTAGATGGCCTAAGAGGTTTTTTGGCATTTTCCGTTTTTATACATCATTTCGTAATCACCTATTATTGGAAAATCGATGGGGTTTGGCGACGCCCAGAAAGTGATATTTATCAAAATTTTGGTAAAGTGGGAGTGGTACTATTTTTCATGATTACTGGTTTTTTGTTCATAGACCGACTCATTTCAAAAAAGAAAGTTAATTGGTTTTTGCTGTTTAAATCAAGATTATTTCGAATTCAGCCTTTATATTTTTTCGCTCTCATAATAGTTTTAATCTTGTCACTCAAAAACACTAACTTTCAGATTGGTGATTGGCAAAGTTTTTTTAAAGACATTGTCTTATGGCTATTATTCTATGGCCGGTCAATTAACGAATTTGCTGATTCAAAACGAATAATTGCATCCGTAGATTGGACTTTAAAATACGAATGGCTTTTTTACCTATCTTTACCTTTAATACAGCTTGTATTTAGAAGTAAGATATTAACTCTTGTAATTTTTTTCAGTGGGGTGTTTTATTTATTTCTCTACCCATTAGAAGTATTGGGAATAAGCTCTAAGTTTTTTCTCTACTTTTTCTTTGGGGGACTTACAGCTTACTTACTAAAAACTCTTAGAAACGATTTTAATTATGACTCAACGTCGGTATCTATCGCGACCTTATTCCTTATTTTAATTATTACCCTATACCCTCGTACTTTAGATGTAGCACATTCGATACTAATATTTGTCTTATTTTTTCTCATTACTAACGGAAATTCAATATTCGGTATTCTTCGGTGGAAAAGCTGCAGAGTACTTGGTGAAGCAAGTTATAGCATATATTTACTGCATGGGATTGTTCTGTACGTATTGTTCACTGAGATAGAGTTAGTTGACTTTAAAACAAGGTCTTTTATTGAATTTTTGACAATACTTCCAATAGTATCAATTATCGTAGTTATTTTTTCTTGCTTGACCTTTTTAATAATAGAACAGCCTTTCATCAAGATGGGAAAATCAGGCGTTAAGAAAAAGCAAAACACGGTTAGTAAACCGACCAATTAA
- a CDS encoding VC0807 family protein gives MAEVQSQQKNQGFFGNLAFNIIIPVVLMSYASSEDYLGPEWSIVAALAFPIGYGLWDLKESGKVNGFSVLGIISVLLTGGFSLLKLPAEYIAIKEAAIPAAIGLAVLITQYTEKPLVKMLILNDQIINWPHLNRVLDEQNKQALFKRKVAVSSYIVASSFFLSSALNYILAKVILVSEPGTTAYTEELGRMTALSYPVIVIPSMILLITALWYLFSQIKKITGEELDDFINQ, from the coding sequence ATGGCAGAAGTACAATCGCAGCAAAAAAATCAGGGCTTTTTCGGCAACCTCGCTTTCAACATTATTATACCCGTAGTGCTCATGAGCTATGCTAGCTCTGAAGACTATTTAGGCCCAGAATGGAGTATCGTCGCCGCACTTGCTTTCCCCATCGGTTACGGACTATGGGATTTAAAAGAATCAGGTAAAGTAAACGGATTTTCTGTTTTAGGTATTATCAGCGTATTGCTGACTGGCGGCTTTAGTTTGTTAAAACTACCTGCTGAGTATATTGCTATTAAAGAAGCGGCTATTCCTGCCGCTATTGGTTTGGCAGTATTAATAACCCAATACACTGAAAAGCCGCTGGTCAAAATGCTTATCTTAAACGACCAAATTATAAACTGGCCTCACTTAAATCGCGTACTTGATGAACAAAACAAACAGGCTTTGTTTAAGCGCAAAGTCGCCGTTAGTTCATACATTGTGGCTAGCTCGTTCTTTTTATCTTCTGCCTTAAACTATATTTTGGCCAAAGTTATTTTAGTAAGCGAGCCAGGCACTACGGCGTACACCGAAGAGCTAGGCCGAATGACTGCATTGAGCTACCCAGTCATTGTTATCCCTAGCATGATTTTGCTTATTACTGCACTGTGGTATTTATTCAGCCAGATTAAGAAAATAACTGGCGAAGAGTTGGATGATTTTATTAATCAGTAG
- a CDS encoding rhomboid family intramembrane serine protease, which yields MKPLSFQLRVLLTLGAFLIVIEIVNLVTGNSLNQFGVYPRSLSHLPFIFTAPFLHGTPSHLMANFIPLLLFMWLTMQWGKRTFLIATASALIIGGLGVWIFGRSAMHIGASGMVYGYFGFLVLAGFKSKKVKYLLISIIVAIVYGGMLVGILPTSRFISFEYHLFGFLGGLFAAWHWAR from the coding sequence ATGAAGCCACTGTCTTTTCAACTTCGCGTGTTACTTACCTTAGGCGCATTTCTCATTGTCATTGAGATAGTGAACTTAGTAACTGGAAATAGCTTAAATCAGTTTGGTGTATATCCACGCTCGTTGTCTCACTTGCCCTTTATCTTCACAGCCCCCTTCTTACACGGTACGCCGTCGCATTTAATGGCTAACTTTATCCCTTTGTTATTATTTATGTGGCTTACCATGCAGTGGGGAAAGCGCACCTTCCTCATCGCCACCGCAAGTGCATTGATTATTGGCGGTCTGGGTGTGTGGATTTTCGGTCGTAGCGCTATGCATATTGGCGCAAGTGGTATGGTTTACGGCTACTTCGGCTTCTTAGTGTTAGCCGGCTTTAAAAGTAAAAAAGTTAAGTACCTACTTATTTCTATTATTGTTGCCATCGTTTATGGCGGAATGTTAGTAGGTATATTGCCAACCTCTAGATTTATTTCATTTGAATATCATCTATTTGGCTTTTTAGGTGGGTTATTTGCCGCTTGGCACTGGGCACGATGA